Proteins encoded by one window of Candidatus Mesenet endosymbiont of Phosphuga atrata:
- a CDS encoding BolA family protein: MNITQEIEKKINNAINAHYISVIDESDDHAGHHFVSQSATSHIKLIVVSDDFSNMISLARHKLIYKILEEEIKLIHAISLNLYTQDEYRLNK; encoded by the coding sequence ATGAATATAACACAAGAAATAGAAAAAAAAATAAACAATGCAATCAATGCTCACTATATTAGTGTGATTGATGAATCTGATGATCATGCTGGACATCACTTTGTTTCACAATCTGCAACTTCTCATATTAAATTGATAGTTGTTTCTGATGATTTCAGCAATATGATCTCTTTAGCTAGGCACAAATTGATATATAAAATATTAGAAGAAGAGATAAAACTAATACATGCAATTTCCCTTAATCTATATACACAAGATGAATATCGATTAAATAAATGA